In Lactuca sativa cultivar Salinas chromosome 5, Lsat_Salinas_v11, whole genome shotgun sequence, the DNA window TCGGAGCTCCGAGAGGGAAGAGTAGGGCCATCGGAAAGGTCTTGGAATTCTGAGAGGAAAGATCATCACACAGCCTTTCACCTAGACATCCAGTCCATCCAACGCCACAGTACTTCTCGTATCTAATCCCAATCGCTGATCGCAATGTCAATCAACAAACCCCAAACCAAAtcaattaaatctaataaattctAAAAATGTTCGAGAAAAAAATCAGATAGAGAATTACAATTATGGTTTTCTGCCACGCATCGCTTGCTGCATCTCACTTGACATTTCATTTATTTTCGATTTTCGCGTAAATCACCACCACGTcgtgatcttcttcttctccggACATCCATCGCATCTCGCCACCGGAGATGCCTCTTCCCTCGGTCTATAACTGCAATGAACAGTGGCTCATCCTTTGGAGAACTAGAACGGTTTAATGAGGGGatcaatttagggttttcagAAATCGGTTTTTATATAAAGTGGGGAATGAGATTTAATAAAAGTCAATACCATGATTATAGgaattatttttggaagttattaaacaaattactaaattacccttatttatttatttatttgtttaattttttatttaattttgattggcccacataTGCATACGATAACACAATACTTAGTTTAAACaaatgaacctagctctctctctctctctatatatatatatatatatatatatatatatatatatatatatatatatatatatatatatatatatatatatattagtaaaaaAAACAGTTGAAACAGTTTGAAATAGTTTGAATTAAACACAAGATTCGTTgtattttacttgtatcccccccccccaacatGGAAAAATTGTgaaaacataggggtatgaactcaccttggatGTGTTATTGGCTGGGTAACGGTGTGAGTGGCGATGTTCTTCGCGTTAGAACATGTGAAAATAATTGTATCCTAATTTATTTTAACACATGATATCGTGTATAGATTAGATAAACTATTAATAAAGTGTTATTTAGAATCAAGTGATGTAAGTAGACCTACCAAATAAGTTCCTaagaattaattaaagtgtttgtTCTTCCTGGGAGATTTTGATGAATATTTGAAGTTGTTCTTGAgaattatgaagatttgaagataatATGGgcaaaacttatgaatatatgGTGTTTACGGAAGATTTTTGAGAGCAAAATGAGGAGTTTTCGTAGTGGAAATGTGAGAAATGAAGCGTGTTTTCGGTTTTGGCTTATTAATATGGGATAAAAGTGATGAGATGTTTACGTTGGGAAATGTATTTTATCTCTTTTGAAGGTGTGCCACCTAATAAAGTAAGACATATCAGTCAAGATTCCACCGAAACCAACTTGATTTCGGTCATAAGGGGTTCTCGGTCTAGGAGTTTGCGGTCTAGGAGGGATTTCGGTGCAAGAGGGTAGGTTTTCGGCTCGGAAGATGGGGTCCTCACATGTTGATTTCGGTTAGGGTGTTTTCGGTCCTAATTTGATTTACAAATAGCGATTCGGTTTTTAGTGGGATTCAATTCCATAAACCAAATACACAAAAATGGGgtataatttattattaaattttaattatttgatttttgttatgacatttgacttttatttgacttCCTTTGACTTTCATTAACCCGAAATAATCGGTTGTAACAAATTTTGTTGGTTGTTAATGTTGGTTATGCCTCGTGTAAAAGAAAAGACTTACCACGGGAACAAGCAATAGAAAGGGTGCAAAAAGGATTGTGTGGTGGTGAACTTGAAACCGGGAGAGGGTTAAATCAAGAGACTACACTTGTTCGAGTGGGAGATACAAGATGGGGTTCACATTTCAACACTCACAAGTTTAATGAAGTTGTTTGCGAATGTTTTTGTAGTTTTAGAATTTGTGAAAGTAAATGGAGGGTCATTGGCAAACCGTCAACAAGCGTCAAGAATTTTTGCATATTTTAAATCTTATGAGTTCGTGTTTTACTTATATATGATGTATGACATTTTCGCCTCACTGGTACATTATCAAAGCAACTTAAAAAAAGATCTAGACATTTTTGAAGCAACTTCGATGGTTAGAGGGACAATGGACGCATTGCAATCTTTAAGAGACATGGGGTTTGCTAGTATTTTGCCAAATGTATCCTCTTTTTGTCAAACACACAATATTGCTACTTTGGAAATGGAGGATTTTTATGTTGGTGCGAGAAACCGTACGACCACAAAGACCAGTAGATTTCATTTTGAGGTTGAAATCTTCAACACGGTGATGGATATGGAACTTACAGAATATCGAGATCGATTTAGTGAAACAAGCACCCAGTTACTAGAATACATGGGTGCTTTGAGCACTTGTGATTCATTTGCACAATTTGACAAATCAAAGTTGTTGAAGTTGGCTAAGTTGTACAAATATGACTTTGATGATTCGGATTTGATAGACCTTGAAGGACAACTTGAGATTTTTATCACTCTTGCATTAAAGATGAGCGTTTTACCACTTTGAAATGAATTTTCGAGCTTTCTCATTTGATGGTTAGTACGAGGAAACATCAGTCTTATCCTTTGGTTTATAAGCTTTTGAAGATGGCTTTAATTTTACCCGTAGCGACCGCAAATATAGAAATATGTTTTTCGAAGATGAAGCTTTTGAAGACTGACTTGCGTAACAAAATTGGCAATGGCTTTTTGAACGGCACGTTACTTTGCAATGTTGAGACTGAAACACTTGTGAAAGATGAGAATGAAAAAGTAATGAAGCAGTTTTAAAAGATGTCCGCACAAAGAGGACAAATTTAAATTGTAGTAAATAGTTATGTTTTAACTTTTTATGTAATGAATCGTTTTTTGTATTAGACGTAATGAATTATTTTTCAGTTTTAAATTATGTTTGACCGGAATATTTTTTGGCAACCCCTACTATCAATTCCTGCATCCGCCCTTGGCCACGCCAGTATGAATTTTAATCTTCTCCACAACGTCATGGATGGGGATGATGTTTTCCCATGAAAACAACATTAAGAAAGAAgaaaacaaagggaagaaatagTAAAGAAACACATGTTGTGTCTCATACCACCACCACAGAGCATCACataaccgggggggggggggggggggggggggggtgttcccCCGTGTTCACGACGTTAAGTGCAAACACGTCGACAATAACTAGCCACGACATTACCCACACTCAATGGTCTAAGAACATCTCCAATCCACTCTCAAATGTCATTTTTATCTCCATTTCCTCCTGATTATTCTCAAATCCTATGCCATTTCTTTCTCTATATTTGGATATATGAATACTATTACCCCATATATGGAGTAATACTATTCACTTCCCCAAATACGGGGATGGAGTTTCAGTTGTTGGTCTTAGTctcttttttatatatttaaacatttatagtttattttatctattagatttaatttaaatataatattttgttatataataaattatattaattaatcataaatataaaatttatttttagttatcgatttcatataaaaaattaaatacataTTAAAATCATGAAACACAATAACATATTTATTTATAAGTGTATTATAaatatagttttatttatttaatattattataatgaaaaaaaatatttgttaaaaccaaattaaTAAAAGAGTGTATTTCTTAAAGTCTAGTGGTGGACATATGTGGATTTACGGTGTAGTTTAAAAGTAGGTTAgatttgaagtttaaaaaaatatatttgttaatatcaaattaatagaaGGGTGTCTTTAGACAATCTATATATACGAAGAATGAATATATTTTTAGGGtcaaaaataaaggaaaaactgtaacatacacgttttgaaatcgtgttttaagtaaataatattatgaaatattaagtgaatttgaatgttgagttctaacagatagtttttactacaATAAAGTAAAAACTATGTTTAAAATCACTCAAaaaatgttggaagtcttattagattccaattaaaagtcaaatagtgaaatatagagaaaatataaattttggaataagtaaaattttattattgaaagttgtagaaaatctcattagaaacatttaggcgaaaacgtcgtcgaaatccgagttataacgaagaagttatgaccaaacgaagatccgtgataaatccagaaaatactttgtcgcgtaaaaatttagtttttgataaactaatttttagccttagtgatgtaaatgaaagttgtagaactcctaaaaataatcaactttcatataaataacgccaaaatctgacttcgtatgagtaagttatgatttttcgaagtttcagcttagcagtagacagctaaaaactcgaattttagatcgagtgatttttagctgacacaacctaaacgagaattgaaggtctcgtcatttgtaatacaacggtaaaaagtctgacgaaaacggacgtcggatgaagaagttatgaatttttaacggattttcttgtcccggtctgttaaaaataataatattaaaactaaagtcaaaattagccgacgaagtctaaacgaaagttgtagagcataattttagcttcgcgtgcatataaagaacgttaaaaacggagctcgtatgtaagagttatggattttacaagatttggcacatttttCAAGAAAATTCGCATGAATAGTACTGCCaagtcaccctcgcatgcgaggctT includes these proteins:
- the LOC111880167 gene encoding uncharacterized protein LOC111880167; the encoded protein is MVRGTMDALQSLRDMGFASILPNVSSFCQTHNIATLEMEDFYVGARNRTTTKTSRFHFEVEIFNTVMDMELTEYRDRFSETSTQLLEYMGALSTCDSFAQFDKSKLLKLAKLYKYDFDDSDLIDLEGQLEIFITLALKMSVLPL